In Kwoniella shandongensis chromosome 10, complete sequence, one genomic interval encodes:
- a CDS encoding thioredoxin reductase, with translation MSPIPNGNGNGVANGDATVNVVEPKGKGEKSKKQHSQVVIIGSGPAGHTAAIYLARANLEPVLYEGMLANGFAPGGQLTTTTEVENFPGFPDGVTGTEMMDKFRAQSERFGTKIITETIARVDLTQRPFKYWTEGEEEEEEFMTADTIIIATGASAKRLFLPGEETYWQSGISACAVCDGAVPIFRNKPLAVIGGGDSAAEEATYLTKYGSHVYVLVRRDELRASKIMAKRLVAHPKVTVLWNTVATECKGDGDLLQSLAIKNVKTGEESDLQVNGLFYAIGHEPATQLVKSQLELDVDGYIKTVPGTAQTSIKGVFAAGDVQDKKYRQAITSAGSGCMAALEAERLISEEEADDDSIAAEDVHVPAEHYMGADKA, from the exons ATGTCACCCATTCCTAACGGTAACGGTAACGGCGTCGCAAACGGCGATGCTACTGTCAATGTCGTAGAGCCAAAGGGTAAAggcgagaagagcaagaaacAACACTCGCAAGTTGTCATCATCGGTTCGGGTCCTGCGGGTCACACTGCCGCTATCTACCTTGCCAGAGCCAACTTGGAGCCTGTCCtctacgag GGTATGCTTGCTAACGG CTTCGCACCCGGTGGTCAACTCACGACCACTACCGAGGTTGAGAACTTCCCCGGTTTCCCAGACGGTGTCACCGGTACCGAGATGATGGACAAATTCCGAgctcaaag CGAGCGATTCGGTACCAAGATCATCACTGAGACTATCGCCCGAGTCGACTTGACTCAACGACCGTTCAAGTACTggacagagggagaggaggaggaggaagagttcATGACTGCCGACAC catcatcatcgctaccGGTGCTTCCGCCAAGcgactcttcctccccgGAGAAGAGACTTACTGGCAGTCTGGTATCTCCGCGTGTGCCGTCTGTGACGGTGCCGTTCCCATCTTCAGGAATAAGCCTCTCGCCGTtatcggtggtggtgacagTGCTGCTGAGGAGGCTACTT ACCTCACCAAGTACGGTTCTCACGTCTACGTCCTCGTTCGAAGGGACGAGCTCCGTGCCTCCAAGATCATGGCCAAGCGACTCGTCGCCCACCCCAAGGTCACCGTCCTCTGGAAC ACCGTCGCCACCGAATGCAAGGGTGATGGCGATCTCCTCCAATCTCTTGCCATCAAGAACGTCAAGACTGGCGAAGAGTCCGATCTTCAAGTTAACGGTCTCTTCTACGCTATTGGCCACGAGCCCGCCACCCAACTTGTCAAGTCTCAGCTCGAACTCGATGTCGATGGGTACATCAAGACTGTCCCCGGTACCGCCCAAACTTCCATCAAGGGTGTCTTCGCCGCCGGTGATGTCCAGGACAAGAAGTACAGACAGGCTATCACTTCTGCCGGTTCGGGTTGTATGGCCGCTCTCGAGGCGGAGAGATTGatctcggaggaagaggcagatgaCGATTCTATCGCCGCTGAAGACGTTCACGTCCCAGCTGAACATTACATGGGTGCTGACAAGGCTTAA
- a CDS encoding mitochondrial import inner membrane translocase subunit TIM8, with protein MSSQAPIPALDEASKRELEGFLEQEQAKAKLQASIHELTNTCWNTCITGSISSKFSKGEAACLENCVDRFLDSSLYIVRQIEAQKQQI; from the exons ATGTCTTCCCAAGCTCCCATCCCTGCTCTTGACGAGGCTTCCAAG CGAGAACTCGAAGGTTTCCTCGAGCAAGA ACAAGCCAAGGCTAAGCTCCAAGCTTCCATCCACGAGCTCACCAACACCT GTTGGAACAC ATGTATCACAGGTAGCATAAGCTCTAAATTCTCAAA GGGCGAGGCAGCTTGTCTTGAGAACTGTGTCGACAGATTCCTCGACTCATCACTCTACATCGTCCGACAGATCGAGGCTCAGAAGCAGCAGATCTAA
- a CDS encoding ATP-dependent RNA helicase DBP2-A — protein sequence MSYGGGYGGGGGGGYGGGGGGGYGGGGGGGGYGGGGYGGGGGYGGGGGGYGGGGGDRMSQLGNGLGNIDWSHQTLIKFEKNFYVEDPRVTARSDKEITQFRADKQMKIQGQNIPRPITTFEEAGFPDYIMTEIRAMGFTAPSSIQCQAWPMALSGRDVVAVAETGSGKTISFALPAMVHINAQPLLAPGDGPIVLILAPTRELAVQIQTECTKFGKSSRIRNTAIYGGAPKGPQIRDLQRGVEVCVATPGRLIDMLESGKTNLKRVTYLVMDEADRMLDMGFEPQIRKIVSQIRPDRQTLLFSATWPKEVQRLAADFQHDFMQVNIGSMDLTANHNVAQHVEICTDYDKRGKLLKHLEAISAENAKVLIFVGTKRVADDLTKFLRMDGWPALAIHGDKQQAERDWVLAEFKAGRSPIMLATDVASRGLDIRYVINYDFPNNCEDYIHRIGRTGRAGATGTSYTYFTADNSKSARELVQILRESKSDVPPELEQMAMYGGGGGGRGRGGGGRGGRGYGGGGGGYGGGGGSGANSYGGGGGGGGYSSRW from the exons ATG TCTTACGGCGGCGGTTacggcggcggtggtggtggtggatacggtggtggcggcggcggtggttacggaggaggcggcggtggtggtggttatG GTGGCGGCGGCtacggaggtggtggtggttacggcggtggcggcggtggctACG gcggcggcggtggtgacCGAATGAGTCAACTCGGTAACGGTCTTGGCAACATTGACTGGAGTCACCAGACCCTCATCAAgttcgagaagaa CTTCTACGTTGAGGACCCCCGAGTCACCGCACGATCCGACAAGGAGATCACTCAGTTCCGTGCTGACaagcagatgaag ATCCAAGGCCAAAACATCCCCCGACCTATCACTACTTTCGAGGAGGCTGGTTTCCCCGACTACATCATGACCGAAATCCGTGCTATGGGTTTCAccgctccttcctccattcaGTGTCAAGCTTGGCCCATGGCTCTTTCTGGTCGTGATGTCGTCGCTGTCGCTGAGACCGGTTCCGGAAAGACCATCTCTTTCGCTCTCCCCGCTATGGTTCACATCAACGCTCAACCCCTCCTTGCCCCCGGTGACGGTCCTATCGTCCTGATCCTCGCTCCTACCCGTGAGCTTGCCGTCCAGATTCAGACCGAGTGCACCAAGTTCGGTAAATCCTCCCGTATTCGAAACACTGCCATCTACGGTGGTGCCCCCAAGGGCCCCCAGATCCGAGACCTTCAAAGAGGTGTTGAGGTCTGTGTCGCTACCCCCGGTCGATTGATCGACATGCTCGAGTCTGGCAAGACCAACCTCAAGCGAGTCACCTACCTTGTCATGGACGAGGCTGACCGAATGTTGGACATGGGTTTCGAGCCCCAAATCAGAAAGATTGTCAGTCAAATCCGACCCGACCGAcaaactcttctcttctccgccaCTTGGCCCAAGGAGGTCCAGCGACTCGCTGCCGACTTCCAACACGACTTCATGCAGGTTAACATCGGTTCCATGGACCTTACTGCCAACCACAACGTCGCTCAGCACGTCGAGATCTGTACCGATTACGACAAACGAGGCAAGCTTCTCAAACACCTCGAGGCCATCTCTGCCGAGAACGCCAAGGTTCTCATCTTTGTTGGTACCAAGAGGGTTGCGGATGACTTGACCAAGTTCCTGAGAATGGACGGCTGGCCCGCCCTTGCTATTCACGGTGACAA ACAACAAGCTGAACGAGACTGGGTTCTTGCCGAGTTCAAGGCAGGCCGAAGCCCTATCATGCTTGCCACTGACGTTGCTTCTCGTGGTCTCG ATATTCGATACGTTATTAACTA TGATTTCCCCAACAACTGCGAGGACTACATTCACCGAATTGGTCGTACCGGTCGTGCCGGAGCCACGGGTACTTCTTACACTTACTTCACTGCCGACAACTCCAAGTCTGCTCGTGAACTCGTGCAAATCTTGAGAGAGAGTAAGAGCGACGT TCCCCCTGAGCTCGAGCAAATGGCCATGtacggtggtggcggtggcggtcgaggtcgaggcggtggtggccgaggtggtcgaggctacggcggtggtggtggcggttacggcggtggtggtggttccgGTGCGAACTCATacggcggtggcggcggtggtggaggttaCTCTTCTCGATGGTAA